Proteins encoded in a region of the Bombina bombina isolate aBomBom1 chromosome 12, aBomBom1.pri, whole genome shotgun sequence genome:
- the LOC128642697 gene encoding uncharacterized protein LOC128642697, with protein MVPSSYCQSSQPPSVHPAMAHSSYCQTPQPPPVHPAMARSSYCQTPQPPSVHPAPTAKHLNLIQYTQQGSQFLLPNTSTSFSTPSHGTQFLLPNTSTSFSKPSHGTQLLLPNISTSFSTPSHGTQLLLPNTSTSFSTPSSYYKHLNLLQYTKPWHTAPTAKHLNLLQYTKLLLQTPQPPSVHPAMAPSSYCQNTSTSLSSPSQGTSSYCQTSHLPSVHPAMAPSSYCQTPQPPSVHPAPTTNTSTSFSTPSSYYKHLNLLQYIKPWHTASTAKHLNLLQYTQLLLPNTSTSSSTPSHGTQLLLPNTPTSFSIPSHGTQLLLPNTSTSFSTPSHGTQLLLPNTSISFSTLSHGTQLLLPNTSTSFSTPSHGTQLLLPYTPTSFSTPSHGTHLLLPNTPTSISTPSHGTQLLMPNSSTSFSRPSSYCQTSQPPSVNPAPTAKHLNHLQFTQPWHTAPTAKHLNLLQ; from the coding sequence ATGGTACCCAGCTCCTACTGCCAATCATCTCAACCTCCTTCAGTACACCCAGCCATGGCACACAGCTCCTACTGCCAAACACCTCAACCTCCTCCAGTACACCCAGCCATGGCACGCAGCTCCTACTGCCAGACACCTCAACCTCCTTCAGTACACCCAGCTCCTACTGCCAAACACCTAAACCTCATTCAGTACACCCAGCAAGGCAGCCAGTTCCTATTACCAAACACTTCAACCTCCTTCAGTACACCCAGCCATGGCACGCAGTTCCTACTGCCAAACACCTCAACCTCCTTCAGTAAACCCAGCCATGGCACCCAACTCCTACTGCCAAACATCTCAACCTCCTTCAGTACACCCAGCCATGGCACCCAGCTCCTACTGCCAAACACCTCAACCTCCTTCAGTACACCCAGCTCCTACTACAAACACCTCAACCTCCTTCAGTACACCAAGCCATGGCACACAGCTCCTACTGCCAAACACCTCAACCTCCTTCAGTACACCAAGCTCCTACTACAAACACCTCAACCTCCTTCAGTACACCCAGCCATGGCACCCAGCTCCTACTGCCAAAACACCTCAACCTCCTTGAGTTCACCTAGccaaggcaccagctcctactgccaAACATCTCATCTGCCTTCAGTACACCCAGCCATGGCACCCAGCTCCTACTGCCAAACACCTCAACCTCCTTCAGTACACCCAGCTCCTACTACAAACACCTCAACCTCCTTTAGTACACCCAGCTCCTACTACAAACACCTCAACCTCCTTCAGTACATCAAGCCATGGCACACAGCTTCTACTGCCAAACACCTCAACCTCCTTCAGTACACCCAGCTCCTACTGCCAAACACTTCAACCTCCTCCAGTACACCCAGCCATGGCACTCAGCTCCTACTGCCAAACACCCCAACCTCCTTCAGTATACCCAGCCATGGCACCCAGCTCCTACTGCCAAACACCTCAACCTCCTTCAGTACACCCAGCCATGGCACCCAGCTCCTACTGCCAAACACCTCAATCTCCTTCAGTACACTCAGCCATGGCACCCAGCTCCTACTGCCAAACACCTCAACCTCCTTCAGTACACCCAGCCATGGCACCCAGCTCCTACTGCCATACACCCCAACTTCATTTAGTACACCCAGCCATGGCACCCATCTCCTACTGCCAAACACCCCAACCTCCATTAGTACACCAAGCCATGGCACCCAGCTCCTAATGCCAAACAGCTCAACCTCCTTCAGTAGACCCAGCTCCTACTGCCAAACGTCTCAACCACCTTCAGTAAACCCAGCTCCTACTGCCAAACACCTCAACCACCTTCAGTTCACCCAGCCATGGCACACAGCTCCTACTGCCAAACACCTCAACCTCCTTCAGTAA
- the LOC128642698 gene encoding uncharacterized protein LOC128642698, whose protein sequence is MAPSSYCQTPQPPSVHPAPTTKHLNLLQYTQPWHPAPTAKTPQPPSVHQAPTTNTSTSSSTPSHGTQLLLPNTSTSSSTPSHGTQLLLPNTSTSSSTPIHGTQLLLPNTSTSSSTPSHGTQLLLPNTSTSFSTPSHGTQLLLPNTSTSFSTPSSYYQTPQPPPVHPAMTPSSYCQTPQPPSVHPAPTTKHLNLLQYTQPWHPAPTTKHLNFLQYTQPWHPAPTANHPNLLQYTQPWHPAPTTKHLNFLQYTQPWHPAPTAKHPNLLPYTQPWHPAPTAKHYNLLQYT, encoded by the coding sequence ATGGCACCCAGCTCCTACTGCCAAACACCTCAACCTCCTTCAGTACACCCAGCTCCTACTACCAAACACCTCAACCTCCTCCAGTACACCCAGCCATGGCACCCAGCTCCTACTGCCAAAACACCTCAACCTCCTTCAGTACACCAAGCTCCTACTACAAACACCTCAACCTCCTCCAGTACACCCAGCCATGGCACCCAGCTCCTACTGCCAAACACCTCAACCTCCTCCAGTACACCCAGCCATGGCACCCAGCTCCTACTGCCAAACACCTCAACCTCCTCCAGTACACCCATCCATGGCACCCAGCTCCTACTGCCAAACACCTCAACCTCCTCCAGTACACCCAGCCATGGCACCCAGCTCCTACTGCCAAACACCTCAACCTCCTTCAGTACACCCAGCCATGGCACCCAGCTCCTACTGCCAAACACCTCAACCTCCTTCAGTACACCCAGCTCCTACTACCAAACACCTCAACCTCCTCCAGTACACCCAGCCATGACACCCAGCTCCTACTGCCAAACACCTCAACCTCCTTCAGTACACCCAGCTCCTACTACCAAACACCTCAACCTCCTCCAGTACACCCAGCCATGGCACCCAGCTCCTACTACCAAACACCTCAACTTCCTCCAGTACACCCAGCCATGGCACCCAGCTCCTACTGCCAATCACCCTAACCTTCTTCAGTACACCCAGCCATGGCACCCAGCTCCTACTACCAAACACCTCAACTTCCTCCAGTACACCCAGCCATGGCACCCAGCTCCTACTGCCAAACACCCCAACCTCCTCCCGTACACCCAGCCATGGCACCCAGCTCCTACTGCCAAACACTACAACCTCCTTCAGTACACCTAG